A DNA window from Christiangramia salexigens contains the following coding sequences:
- the rplE gene encoding 50S ribosomal protein L5, giving the protein MAYVPRLKQEYNERIKNSLTEEFSYSNVMEVPKLEKIVISRGVGGAVADKKLIDHAIDELSAISGQKAVATISKKDVASFKLRKGMPIGAKVTLRGYRMFEFLDRLITTALPRVRDFNGIKANGFDGRGNYNLGITEQIIFPEIDIDAVNRIAGMDITFVTSANTDKEAKALLTELGLPFKKK; this is encoded by the coding sequence ATGGCATACGTACCAAGACTTAAACAAGAGTATAACGAGAGGATCAAAAACTCTCTTACGGAAGAATTCAGCTACTCCAATGTAATGGAGGTGCCAAAACTTGAGAAAATTGTAATCAGCCGTGGTGTTGGAGGTGCAGTTGCAGACAAGAAGTTAATTGATCATGCGATCGATGAGCTATCTGCAATTAGCGGTCAAAAAGCGGTTGCTACTATTTCTAAGAAGGATGTGGCGTCGTTTAAGCTGCGTAAAGGAATGCCAATTGGTGCTAAAGTTACTTTACGTGGATATAGAATGTTCGAATTCTTAGATAGACTTATTACTACCGCTTTACCGCGTGTACGTGATTTTAACGGTATCAAAGCTAATGGTTTTGATGGTAGAGGTAATTACAACCTGGGGATCACTGAGCAGATCATTTTCCCTGAGATCGATATTGATGCAGTAAACAGAATTGCTGGTATGGATATCACTTTTGTTACTTCTGCTAATACCGATAAGGAAGCAAAAGCATTGTTAACCGAACTAGGATTACCTTTTAAAAAGAAATAA
- the rpsN gene encoding 30S ribosomal protein S14: MAKESMKAREVKRQKMVKKYAEKREALKAAGDWEGLQKLPKNSSPVRLHNRCKLTGRPKGYMRQFGVSRVMFREMANNGLIPGVKKASW; the protein is encoded by the coding sequence ATGGCTAAAGAATCAATGAAAGCCCGTGAGGTAAAAAGACAGAAAATGGTAAAGAAGTATGCTGAAAAGCGTGAGGCCCTTAAAGCGGCTGGCGACTGGGAAGGCCTACAGAAATTACCAAAGAACTCTTCGCCTGTTCGCTTACATAATCGCTGTAAATTAACCGGTAGACCTAAAGGGTATATGAGACAATTTGGTGTTTCTCGTGTAATGTTCAGAGAAATGGCTAACAATGGTCTTATTCCTGGGGTTAAGAAAGCAAGCTGGTAA
- the rpsH gene encoding 30S ribosomal protein S8 translates to MNTDPIADYLTRIRNANAANHRVVEIPASNVKKEITKILFDQGYILSYKFDDDTAQGTIKIALKYDKLTKEPVIKKIQRISKPGLRKYAGANELPRILNGLGVAIVSTSHGVMTGKQAKAEKVGGEVLCYVY, encoded by the coding sequence ATGAATACAGATCCGATTGCAGATTATTTAACAAGAATTAGAAACGCCAACGCGGCTAACCACAGAGTGGTTGAGATCCCGGCTTCTAATGTTAAAAAAGAGATCACAAAGATATTATTCGATCAGGGATATATTCTTAGTTATAAGTTTGATGACGATACCGCTCAAGGGACCATCAAAATCGCTCTTAAGTACGATAAACTTACTAAAGAGCCTGTAATTAAGAAAATTCAGAGAATAAGTAAACCTGGTTTACGTAAATACGCCGGAGCTAATGAGCTTCCAAGAATCCTTAACGGACTTGGAGTAGCGATTGTTTCCACTTCACATGGTGTGATGACTGGTAAGCAAGCTAAAGCTGAGAAAGTTGGTGGTGAGGTATTGTGTTACGTATACTAA
- the rplF gene encoding 50S ribosomal protein L6 — MSRIGKSPITIPEGVTVDYKEGVVTVKGKLGELKQVINDIDLKIEDNVITFQRSSEKSDQKAKHGLYRALVNNMIEGVSNGYTKSLELVGVGYRASNQGNKLDLAVGYSHNIVIDLAPEVKVETISEKGKNPIVKLTSHDKQLVGQVAAKIRSFRKPEPYKGKGIKFVGEQLRRKAGKSA, encoded by the coding sequence ATGTCAAGAATAGGTAAAAGCCCAATTACAATTCCAGAAGGTGTAACTGTAGATTACAAAGAAGGTGTTGTAACGGTAAAAGGAAAATTGGGAGAGCTTAAGCAGGTAATCAATGATATCGATCTAAAGATTGAAGACAACGTGATTACTTTCCAACGTTCTTCAGAGAAAAGTGACCAGAAAGCTAAACATGGTTTATATCGTGCGTTAGTTAACAATATGATAGAAGGGGTTTCAAACGGATATACTAAATCACTTGAATTAGTTGGTGTAGGTTACCGTGCGAGCAACCAAGGTAACAAGTTAGATCTTGCAGTTGGTTATTCCCATAATATTGTGATAGATTTGGCTCCAGAAGTAAAAGTGGAGACAATATCAGAAAAAGGTAAGAACCCTATCGTAAAGCTTACTTCTCATGACAAACAGCTTGTTGGACAAGTTGCTGCTAAAATCCGTTCATTCAGAAAGCCTGAACCTTACAAAGGAAAAGGAATCAAGTTTGTTGGAGAGCAATTGAGAAGAAAAGCAGGTAAATCAGCTTAA
- the rplR gene encoding 50S ribosomal protein L18: MAVSKQKRRNKIRKRIRQDIVGTESRPRLSVFRSNREIYAQIIDDVEGKTLASASSRDKEIASASADRKEQAVMVGKAIAEKAKKAGIDTISFDRGGYLYHGRVKSLAEGAREGGLKF, from the coding sequence ATGGCAGTGTCAAAACAAAAGAGAAGAAATAAAATCAGAAAACGTATCCGTCAGGATATCGTTGGAACTGAAAGCCGTCCTAGATTATCTGTTTTTAGAAGCAATAGAGAAATTTATGCACAGATCATCGACGACGTAGAAGGTAAGACCTTAGCATCAGCTTCTTCAAGAGATAAAGAAATCGCTTCTGCTTCTGCAGATAGAAAAGAGCAGGCTGTAATGGTAGGAAAAGCTATTGCAGAGAAAGCGAAAAAGGCCGGAATAGATACTATTTCTTTCGATAGAGGTGGTTATTTATATCACGGTAGAGTTAAATCATTAGCAGAAGGTGCTCGCGAAGGAGGACTAAAATTCTAG
- the rpsE gene encoding 30S ribosomal protein S5, with the protein MYQDYKNVEHVKPGGLELKDRLVGVQRVTKVTKGGRAFGFSAIVVVGDENGVVGQGLGKSKEVADAISKAVEDAKKNLVRIPLHKGTLPHEQKGKYGGARVMLLPAAAGTGIIAGGAIRAVLESVGVHDVLSKNQGSSNPHNVVKATFDALLQLRSAETVAKQRGVSLEKVFKG; encoded by the coding sequence ATGTATCAAGATTATAAAAACGTAGAACATGTAAAGCCAGGTGGTCTTGAATTAAAAGATCGTTTGGTAGGAGTACAACGTGTTACTAAGGTTACAAAAGGTGGTAGAGCTTTTGGATTCTCTGCTATTGTTGTAGTTGGAGATGAGAATGGCGTAGTTGGGCAAGGACTTGGAAAATCTAAGGAAGTTGCAGACGCTATCTCTAAAGCGGTAGAAGACGCTAAGAAAAATCTGGTACGCATTCCTTTACATAAAGGAACTTTACCTCACGAACAAAAAGGTAAGTATGGTGGAGCACGAGTAATGCTTCTTCCTGCTGCGGCTGGTACCGGTATTATTGCTGGTGGAGCGATTCGTGCGGTATTGGAATCTGTAGGAGTGCATGACGTACTTTCTAAGAACCAGGGATCTTCAAACCCTCACAACGTTGTAAAAGCTACTTTTGATGCCTTATTACAATTAAGAAGTGCTGAGACTGTTGCAAAACAGAGAGGTGTTTCATTGGAAAAGGTTTTTAAAGGATAA
- the rpmD gene encoding 50S ribosomal protein L30: MGKIKVTKVKSAINRTKNQKLVLESLGLKRIGQTVEHDDTPNILGMVNKVKHLVSVEETK, from the coding sequence ATGGGAAAGATAAAAGTCACAAAAGTAAAAAGTGCAATCAACCGCACGAAAAATCAAAAGCTTGTTCTTGAGTCTTTAGGACTTAAAAGAATTGGCCAGACGGTTGAGCATGACGATACGCCAAACATCCTTGGTATGGTAAATAAAGTTAAACACTTAGTTTCTGTAGAAGAAACAAAATAA
- the rplO gene encoding 50S ribosomal protein L15, translating into MDLSNLKPAEGSVKRNSKRIGRGEGSGKGGTATRGHKGAKSRSGYSKKIGFEGGQMPLQRRVPKFGFTNRNRKVYQGINLDTLQSLVDEGRIKDTVDMDVLVENGLAGRNELVKILGRGELKAKLKISVHKFTASAKEAIEAAGGEVVTL; encoded by the coding sequence ATGGATTTAAGTAACTTAAAACCTGCAGAAGGTTCAGTTAAAAGAAATAGCAAGCGTATTGGTCGTGGTGAAGGATCTGGTAAAGGTGGAACCGCTACCAGAGGTCACAAAGGTGCCAAATCACGTTCTGGTTATTCTAAGAAGATCGGATTTGAAGGAGGGCAGATGCCACTTCAAAGACGAGTTCCAAAATTTGGATTCACTAACAGAAACCGTAAAGTATACCAGGGGATTAACCTTGATACTCTTCAGTCTCTTGTAGATGAAGGTAGAATTAAGGATACTGTGGATATGGATGTGTTAGTTGAAAACGGTTTGGCCGGAAGAAACGAGCTTGTTAAGATATTAGGTAGAGGTGAATTAAAGGCAAAGTTGAAAATATCTGTTCATAAATTTACGGCCTCAGCAAAAGAAGCTATCGAAGCTGCTGGTGGGGAAGTTGTTACTTTATAA
- the secY gene encoding preprotein translocase subunit SecY, with translation MKFINTIKNIWKIEELKNRILVTLGLLLVYRFGAQVVLPGIDAEQLSNLATQTDGGLLGLLNAFTGGAFSNASVFALGIMPYISASIVVQLMGIAIPYLQKLQKEGESGRKKINQITRWLTIAITLVQGPGYIYNLFATLPSEAFMLGDNLTFVISSVIILTTGTIFAMWLGEKITDKGIGNGISLLIMVGIIATLPQAFIQEFASRVFESNGGLVMILIELVIWFAIIMASVMLVMAVRQIPVQYARRTASGGYEKNVFGSRQYIPLKLNASGVMPIIFAQAIMFIPVAVAGLSDSDAAQGVTAAFQNIFGFWYNLVFALLIIIFTYFYTAITVPTNKMADDLKRSGGFIPGIRPGSETGDYLDRIMSQITLPGSVFLALIAVFPAIVVQLLGVQQNWALFFGGTSLLIMVGVAIDTMQQVNSYLLNRHYDGLMKTGKNRKAVA, from the coding sequence ATGAAATTCATCAATACGATTAAAAATATTTGGAAAATCGAGGAGCTAAAAAACAGAATTTTAGTGACCCTCGGTTTGCTTTTGGTATATCGATTCGGCGCACAAGTTGTGCTGCCGGGTATCGATGCCGAACAGCTTTCAAATCTTGCGACTCAAACAGACGGAGGCCTACTTGGCCTTCTTAACGCATTTACGGGTGGGGCATTTTCCAATGCTTCCGTGTTTGCATTAGGTATTATGCCTTATATCTCTGCTTCCATTGTGGTTCAGTTGATGGGGATTGCAATTCCTTATCTTCAGAAACTTCAGAAGGAGGGGGAAAGCGGCCGTAAGAAAATCAATCAAATTACCCGATGGCTTACCATCGCAATTACCTTAGTACAGGGGCCTGGTTATATTTATAACCTGTTTGCTACCTTACCATCAGAAGCGTTTATGCTAGGTGATAATCTTACCTTCGTGATATCTTCTGTGATTATTCTTACTACAGGTACTATTTTCGCGATGTGGCTTGGTGAGAAGATCACAGATAAAGGTATTGGTAACGGTATTTCATTATTGATTATGGTAGGTATCATAGCAACATTGCCGCAAGCCTTTATTCAGGAATTCGCTTCCAGGGTATTTGAATCTAACGGTGGTCTTGTAATGATACTGATAGAGCTAGTTATCTGGTTTGCTATCATCATGGCTTCAGTAATGCTTGTGATGGCAGTTCGCCAAATACCAGTGCAGTATGCCAGAAGAACCGCTTCGGGTGGTTATGAAAAGAATGTTTTCGGATCAAGACAGTATATACCTTTAAAATTAAATGCATCTGGTGTAATGCCTATCATCTTTGCTCAGGCAATTATGTTTATTCCTGTTGCTGTAGCCGGTCTTTCAGACTCAGATGCTGCACAGGGAGTAACGGCAGCATTTCAGAACATTTTCGGATTTTGGTATAATCTTGTGTTCGCCTTGTTGATAATAATATTTACTTATTTCTACACAGCGATCACTGTTCCGACTAATAAAATGGCTGATGATCTAAAACGTAGTGGAGGTTTTATTCCTGGGATTCGTCCTGGTTCTGAAACCGGAGACTATTTAGATCGTATTATGTCTCAGATTACGCTTCCAGGATCTGTATTCCTTGCCTTGATAGCCGTGTTCCCGGCAATCGTTGTGCAACTATTAGGAGTGCAGCAGAATTGGGCGTTATTCTTTGGAGGTACCTCGCTTTTAATTATGGTTGGAGTTGCAATAGATACTATGCAGCAGGTAAATTCTTACTTGTTAAATAGACACTATGACGGATTAATGAAAACAGGTAAAAACAGAAAAGCAGTAGCTTAA
- the infA gene encoding translation initiation factor IF-1 yields MAKQPPIEQDGTIIEALSNAMFRVELENGHVVTAHISGKMRMHYIKLLPGDKVKLEMSPYDLTKARITYRY; encoded by the coding sequence ATGGCAAAACAACCACCAATTGAACAAGACGGAACTATCATTGAAGCATTGTCTAATGCGATGTTTCGTGTGGAATTGGAGAATGGTCACGTAGTGACTGCTCACATCTCCGGGAAAATGCGAATGCATTACATTAAATTACTTCCTGGTGACAAGGTAAAACTGGAAATGAGTCCTTACGATTTAACTAAGGCTCGAATAACTTACAGATACTAA
- the ykgO gene encoding type B 50S ribosomal protein L36: MKVRASIKKRSADCKIVRRKGRLYVINKKNPRFKQRQG, from the coding sequence ATGAAAGTTAGAGCATCAATAAAAAAGAGAAGTGCCGACTGCAAGATTGTTCGCAGAAAAGGGCGCCTTTACGTAATTAACAAAAAGAATCCTAGATTTAAACAAAGACAAGGCTAA
- the rpsM gene encoding 30S ribosomal protein S13: protein MARIAGVDIPKQKRGVIALTYIFGIGKSRAQEILAQAKVDESKKVSEWDDDEIGKIREAVGQFTIEGELRTEVQMSIKRLMDIGCYRGIRHRAGLPLRGQRTKNNSRTRKGRRKTVANKKKATK from the coding sequence ATGGCAAGAATTGCAGGGGTAGATATACCTAAACAAAAGCGAGGAGTTATAGCGTTAACCTATATCTTCGGAATTGGCAAAAGCAGGGCTCAAGAGATACTTGCTCAGGCTAAAGTAGACGAGAGTAAGAAAGTTTCAGAATGGGACGATGATGAAATCGGTAAGATTCGTGAAGCCGTTGGTCAATTTACAATCGAAGGAGAATTACGTACTGAAGTTCAGATGAGTATTAAGCGTCTAATGGATATTGGATGCTACAGAGGAATTCGTCACAGAGCCGGATTGCCTTTGAGAGGTCAGAGAACCAAAAATAACTCCAGAACCAGAAAAGGAAGAAGAAAAACAGTTGCGAACAAGAAAAAAGCAACTAAATAG
- the rpsK gene encoding 30S ribosomal protein S11 — translation MAKKTNQKAGKTQKKRKVIVEANGEAHVTASFNNIIISLTNKKGDVVAWSSAGKMGFRGSKKNTPYAAQLAAEDASKTAHEAGLRKVKVYVKGPGNGRESAIRSLHNNGIEVTEIIDITPLPHNGCRPPKRRRV, via the coding sequence ATGGCAAAGAAGACAAATCAAAAAGCCGGGAAGACTCAGAAGAAACGTAAAGTAATCGTTGAAGCAAACGGTGAAGCTCACGTGACTGCTTCTTTTAACAACATCATTATCTCTCTTACAAATAAGAAAGGTGATGTTGTAGCATGGTCGTCTGCAGGTAAGATGGGCTTTAGAGGATCTAAGAAAAACACTCCTTATGCTGCACAGCTTGCCGCTGAAGATGCTTCAAAAACTGCTCATGAGGCTGGTTTGCGTAAAGTGAAGGTGTATGTTAAGGGGCCTGGTAATGGTAGAGAATCTGCAATAAGATCTCTTCATAACAATGGGATTGAAGTGACAGAGATCATCGATATCACTCCACTTCCGCACAATGGTTGTCGTCCACCTAAGAGACGTAGAGTTTAA
- the rpsD gene encoding 30S ribosomal protein S4, with amino-acid sequence MARYTGPKTKIARKFGEAIFGDDKSFEKRNYPPGQHGNNRRRGKKSEYAIQLMEKQKAKYTYGILERQFRNMFEKATRAQGITGEVLLQLCESRLDNVVYRMGVAPSRRAARQLVGHRHITVNGELVNIPSYQLKPGDVVGVREKSKSLAVIQESLSNNSSVYEWVSWNSEKKEGTFVSVPGRVQIPENINEQFIVELYSK; translated from the coding sequence ATGGCAAGATATACTGGTCCAAAAACTAAAATAGCCCGTAAATTCGGTGAAGCTATTTTTGGAGACGACAAATCTTTCGAAAAAAGAAATTATCCTCCAGGACAACACGGTAACAACCGTCGTCGTGGAAAGAAATCGGAATATGCTATCCAGTTGATGGAGAAGCAAAAAGCTAAGTATACTTATGGTATTCTTGAGCGTCAATTCCGTAATATGTTTGAAAAAGCAACTCGTGCACAGGGAATTACTGGTGAGGTGCTTCTTCAATTATGCGAATCTCGTTTAGATAATGTAGTGTACCGAATGGGTGTTGCTCCTTCAAGAAGAGCTGCACGTCAATTAGTAGGGCACCGTCATATTACCGTTAACGGAGAACTAGTTAATATCCCATCTTACCAATTGAAGCCAGGTGATGTTGTAGGAGTAAGAGAGAAATCAAAATCACTAGCTGTGATTCAGGAGTCTCTTTCTAACAACAGCAGTGTTTACGAATGGGTATCTTGGAATTCAGAAAAGAAAGAAGGTACTTTCGTATCTGTTCCTGGAAGAGTTCAGATTCCTGAAAACATTAATGAGCAATTTATAGTCGAATTATATTCGAAATAA
- a CDS encoding DNA-directed RNA polymerase subunit alpha, with protein MAILNFQKPDKVIMIDSTDFEGKFEFRPLEPGYGLTVGNALRRVLLSSLEGFAITSVRIEGVDHEFSTIAGVVEDVTEIILNLKQIRFKRQIDEIDNESVTISVSGEDQLTAGHFQKFISGFQILNPDQVICNMDKNINLNMEITIEKGRGYVPAEENKKANAPLGTIFTDSIYTPIKNVKYSIENYRVEQKTDYEKLVFEIISDGSIHPKDALTEAAKTLIHHFMLFSDERITLEADEIAQTETYDEESLHMRQLLKTKLVDLDLSVRALNCLKAAEVDTLGDLVSYNKNDLMKFRNFGKKSLTELEELVSNKGLNFGMDLSKYKLDKD; from the coding sequence ATGGCAATACTAAATTTTCAGAAGCCCGATAAAGTTATAATGATTGATTCAACAGATTTCGAAGGGAAATTTGAATTTCGCCCTTTGGAGCCTGGTTATGGATTAACCGTTGGTAACGCTTTAAGACGAGTGCTTTTATCTTCTTTGGAAGGTTTCGCGATCACTTCAGTTAGAATTGAAGGTGTAGATCACGAATTCTCTACCATTGCAGGAGTAGTGGAAGATGTAACTGAGATTATTCTTAACCTGAAACAGATCAGGTTTAAAAGACAAATCGATGAGATTGATAACGAATCGGTTACTATTTCAGTTTCCGGAGAAGATCAATTAACTGCCGGTCACTTCCAGAAATTCATTTCAGGATTCCAAATCCTTAACCCAGATCAGGTGATCTGTAATATGGATAAGAACATCAATCTGAATATGGAGATCACTATCGAAAAAGGTAGAGGTTACGTTCCGGCCGAAGAAAACAAGAAAGCCAATGCTCCTTTAGGTACTATTTTCACAGATTCTATCTATACTCCAATTAAGAATGTAAAGTATAGCATCGAAAATTACCGTGTGGAGCAGAAGACTGACTATGAAAAACTGGTATTTGAAATTATCAGTGATGGTTCTATTCATCCAAAAGATGCGTTAACCGAGGCAGCGAAAACTTTAATTCACCACTTCATGTTATTCTCTGATGAGAGAATAACTCTTGAAGCCGATGAGATCGCTCAAACTGAAACTTATGATGAAGAATCTCTTCACATGAGACAATTGCTTAAAACTAAGCTTGTAGATCTTGATCTTTCAGTAAGAGCCTTGAACTGTTTGAAAGCTGCTGAAGTTGATACTTTAGGTGACCTTGTATCTTACAACAAGAATGATTTAATGAAATTCAGAAACTTCGGTAAAAAATCTCTTACTGAATTGGAAGAGCTTGTAAGTAACAAAGGTTTGAACTTTGGTATGGATCTATCAAAATATAAACTGGATAAAGACTAG
- the rplQ gene encoding 50S ribosomal protein L17, whose protein sequence is MRHGKKSNHLGRKTAHRKAMLANMACSLIEHKRINTTVAKAKALKVFVEPLVTKSKEDTTHNRRIVFSKLRSKEAVSELFREVAPKVGDRPGGYTRVIKLGSRLGDAAEMALVELVDFNETYNVGEKPKKKKSTRRAGKKKADAETTAQPKEASAKETKKESPKAEEPKAEEKKDDKKEE, encoded by the coding sequence ATGAGACACGGAAAGAAATCAAATCACTTAGGTAGGAAAACTGCACATCGTAAAGCAATGCTTGCGAATATGGCATGTTCCCTAATTGAGCACAAACGTATCAATACTACTGTTGCTAAAGCAAAAGCTCTTAAAGTTTTTGTTGAGCCTCTAGTAACTAAGTCTAAGGAAGATACTACACACAACAGACGTATCGTATTTAGTAAACTAAGAAGCAAGGAAGCAGTAAGTGAATTGTTTCGTGAGGTAGCTCCTAAAGTGGGAGATCGTCCAGGAGGTTATACCAGAGTTATTAAACTTGGTAGCCGTTTGGGGGATGCTGCAGAAATGGCTCTTGTAGAGTTAGTAGACTTCAATGAAACCTACAATGTAGGAGAGAAGCCTAAGAAGAAAAAATCTACTCGTCGTGCCGGTAAGAAGAAAGCTGATGCTGAAACTACTGCACAACCAAAAGAAGCTTCTGCAAAAGAGACTAAAAAAGAAAGCCCAAAAGCTGAAGAGCCAAAGGCTGAAGAAAAAAAGGACGATAAAAAAGAAGAATAG
- the carA gene encoding glutamine-hydrolyzing carbamoyl-phosphate synthase small subunit — MKYQARKKAVILLEDGTIFYGKAIGNNEGSAVGEVCFNTGMTGYQEIFTDPSYFGQLMVTTNAHIGNYGTKESENESGKAKISGLICKNFSYTQSRPAADRTLLEFLEESNLFAISDVDTRALVTYIRENGAMNAIISTDVDNIEGLKEELKKVPDMNGLELASKVSTKEPYYFGNEDATYKIAALDIGIKKNILRNFADRDAYVKVFPYDATYEEMKEWNPDGYFLSNGPGDPQPLESAIKATKTIIENDHPLFGICLGHQVIAIANGIKTYKMHHGHRGINHPVKNLKTGKGEITSQNHGFAVDKADTEANPNVEITHICLNDGTVGGLEMINKNVFSVQYHPEASPGPHDASYLFDEFIDRIKSAKS; from the coding sequence ATGAAGTACCAGGCGAGAAAAAAAGCGGTTATTTTACTTGAAGATGGCACTATATTTTATGGTAAAGCCATTGGTAATAATGAAGGAAGCGCAGTAGGTGAAGTTTGTTTTAACACCGGGATGACGGGATATCAGGAGATCTTTACAGATCCATCTTATTTCGGTCAGCTCATGGTAACAACCAACGCGCATATTGGAAATTATGGAACTAAGGAAAGTGAGAACGAATCTGGTAAAGCCAAGATATCAGGGCTCATTTGTAAAAACTTTAGTTATACTCAATCAAGACCTGCCGCCGACAGAACTTTACTAGAATTCCTTGAAGAGAGTAACCTGTTTGCAATCTCAGATGTAGATACCAGAGCACTTGTAACCTATATTCGTGAGAATGGTGCAATGAACGCTATTATTTCTACAGATGTTGATAATATTGAAGGTCTAAAAGAAGAGCTCAAAAAAGTGCCAGATATGAATGGCCTTGAGCTTGCATCTAAGGTTTCCACAAAAGAACCTTATTACTTTGGAAATGAAGATGCGACTTATAAAATTGCTGCTCTGGATATAGGGATCAAGAAGAATATTCTTCGAAACTTTGCAGATAGAGATGCTTATGTAAAGGTATTTCCTTACGATGCAACCTACGAAGAAATGAAGGAATGGAACCCTGATGGTTATTTCCTTTCAAATGGTCCTGGAGATCCACAGCCTCTGGAAAGTGCAATCAAAGCGACTAAGACAATAATTGAAAATGATCATCCATTATTCGGGATCTGTTTAGGTCACCAGGTAATAGCAATTGCCAACGGGATCAAAACCTATAAAATGCACCATGGTCACAGAGGAATTAACCACCCTGTGAAGAACCTGAAAACCGGTAAGGGGGAGATCACTTCCCAAAACCACGGTTTTGCGGTAGATAAGGCAGATACAGAAGCTAATCCTAATGTAGAGATCACTCATATTTGTTTGAATGATGGCACCGTAGGAGGATTGGAGATGATAAATAAAAATGTATTTTCTGTACAGTACCATCCGGAAGCTAGTCCCGGTCCACACGATGCGAGCTATCTTTTTGATGAATTTATAGATAGGATCAAATCAGCGAAATCATAA